A genomic window from Lycium barbarum isolate Lr01 chromosome 4, ASM1917538v2, whole genome shotgun sequence includes:
- the LOC132635212 gene encoding uncharacterized protein LOC132635212, whose protein sequence is MRRLLDLVRASETESVELASHRLRDVVAHWYESWELSRGEGATPATWDDFVTAFTHHFLPPELRRARVDRFLHLQQRGRSVREYNMEFDSLARYAPAIVADMADRMHRYVMGLDRYLIDGCMAVALQADTDIARLQAYALGMEDRHRADYSSRDRDRRPPKRARFAGYSGDSRGGQPQQQQSGRHPPPSGRGTPPQFTGRRSEGAGYSGAGPSSRASGSQLDRGSSSQMRPPRPLCSYCGRQHPGECFRATGACFVCGRQGHHMRDCPARGGTGSSAQSTGSAGGSSSASVAMRPAGRGTPAPAGRGRGRGGASGSSGPSNRIYALASRQDQEASPNVVTGILLVFSRDVYALIDPGSTLSFISPLVADKIGIESEPIEPFEVATPVGDSVIASQIYRDCSVIICGRCTKADLVELDMIEFDVIMGMDWLASCYANVDCQKKIVQFQFPGEPVIEWAGNTVSPRGKFISYLKAEKMIRKGYIYHLVRVHDLEAEAPTLQSVPVVNEFVDVFPDELPGLPPEREIEFAIDLLPDTQPISIPPYRMAPAELKELKEQLRDLLEKGFIRPSASPWGAPVLFVRKKDGSLRMCIDYRQLNKVTIKNKYPLPRIDDLFDQLQGARYFSKIDLRSGYHQVRVREADIPKTAFRTRYGHYEFRVMSFGLTNAPAVFMDLMNRVFRPFLHMFVIIFIDDILVYSRSETEHADHLRTVLGTLRHQELYAKFSKCEFWLSSVAFLGHIIGADGVRVDTQKIEAVKNWPRPTTPTEVRSFLGLAGYYRRFVEKFASISAPLTRLTQKGAKFQWSDACERSFQLLKEKLTTAPVLTVPEGPDGYVIYCDASGIGLGCVLMQHGRVIAYASRQLRKHEKNYPTHDLELAAVIHALKMWRHYLYGVHVDIYTDHKSLQYIFRQKELNLRQRRWLELLKDYDVDILYHPGKANVVADALSRKSMGSLADVPSESKEMVRDIHQLASLGVRLADSGDVGVSVRGIAESSITEDIKRHQYEDPILAQYRDAALAQEKTPFEMSPNGVLFHRGRLCVPDVAGLR, encoded by the coding sequence atgcggcgcttattagatttggtcagggcttcagagactgagtctgttgagttggcttcgcatagactacgggatgttgttgctcactggtatgagtcctgggagctatccaggggtgagggtgctaccccagctacgtgggacgacttcgtgactgctttcactcaccactttttgcccccagagttacggcgggcgcgggttgaccgatttttgcatctgcagcagaggggtcggagcgtccgtgagtataatatggagtttgattctttggcccggtatgcacctgccatagtagcagatatggccgatcggatgcacagatacgtgatggggttagaccgctatttgattgatggatgtatggcggtggcattgcaggcagacacggatattgcccgactacaggcttatgccctgggtatggaggaccgacatagagctgattattctagcagagatcgggacaggaggccgcccaagagggccagattcgcaggttattctggagattctcgaggcggacagcctcagcagcagcagtcaggcagacatcctcctccgtcaggccggggtacacccccacagtttaccggcaggagatctgagggtgccggatattcaggggcaggcccgagctctagggcttcaggttcacagttggacagaggttccagcagtcagatgaggccacccagacctttgtgttcctattgtgggagacagcacccgggagagtgtttccgagctacgggtgcatgctttgtgtgcggccgtcagggccatcatatgagagactgtccggctagaggtggtacaggcagttcagctcagtctaccgggtcagccggtggttcatcttcagcctcggtggcgatgcgccctgcggggcgaggtactccagcaccagcaggccgcggcaggggtcgtggcggagcttcgggttctagcggtccttcgaaccgcatttatgccttagccagcagacaggaccaggaggcttcgcctaatgtcgtcacaggtatattactggttttctctcgtgatgtgtatgcattgattgatcctggttctacattatcatttatatctccactcgttgctgataaaattgggatagaatccgaaccgatagagccttttgaggtagctacaccagtaggggattctgttatagccagtcagatttatagagattgttccgtgattatctgtggccgctgcactaaggcggatttggtagagttagatatgatcgagtttgacgtgattatgggtatggattggctagcttcttgctatgctaatgttgattgtcaaaagaagatagtccaattccaattcccaggggagccagttatagagtgggcaggtaatacagtatcgccaaggggtaagtttatttcatacctcaaggctgagaaaatgatcagaaaggggtatatttatcatctggtccgtgttcatgatttagaggcagaggcaccgactcttcagtcagtcccagtggttaatgaatttgtagatgtattcccagatgagcttccgggtcttcctcccgaacgggagatagagtttgctattgatctgttgccagacactcagcctatctctattcctccgtacagaatggcacctgcagaattgaaagaattgaaagagcagctgagagatttattggagaagggtttcattcggcctagtgcgtcaccctggggagctccggtattatttgtgaggaagaaagacggctcgctgcggatgtgcattgattatcggcaattgaataaggtaaccatcaagaataaatatcccctccccaggattgatgatttgtttgatcagctgcagggtgccaggtacttctcgaagatagacctgcgatcgggttaccatcaggtacgggtacgagaggctgatattcccaagacagcattcaggacccgatatgggcactatgagttcagagttatgtcttttgggctgacaaatgccccagcagtatttatggacctgatgaatcgggtattcagaccgttcttgcaTATGTTTGTGAtcatatttatcgatgatattctggtttattctcggtcagagacagagcatgcggaccatttgaggacggtacttggcacacttcggcaccaggaattatatgctaaattttctaagtgtgaattctggttatcttcagtggcatttctgggacatattattggggctgatggcgtccgggtggatacccagaagatcgaggccgtaaagaattggcctagacctacgacgccgacagaggtgcgtagctttctgggattggctggttattatcggagattcgtggagaagtttgcttccatttcagcgcctttgacaaggctgactcagaagggagctaagtttcagtggtcagatgcttgcgagcgtagcttccagttgctgaaagagaagttaactacggctccagtcctgactgttccggagggtccagatgggtatgtgatttattgtgatgcctctggtattggtttgggatgtgtgttgatgcagcacggcagggtgatagcttatgcttcccggcagctcagaaaacatgaaaagaattatcctactcacgatttggagctggccgcggtcattcatgctttgaagatgtggagacattatttatatggggttcacgttgacatttatacagatcataagagccttcagtacatctttaggcaaaaggagctgaacttgcggcagcggaggtggttagagttgctgaaagattatgatgttgacattctctaccatcctgggaaagctaatgttgtggcggatgcactcagccgcaagtctatgggcagcctagcagacgtgccatcagagagtaaagaaatggttcgcgatattcatcagttggctagtcttggagttcgcttggctgattctggagatgttggggtttctgttcgaggtattgctgagtcctctattacagaagatattaagcggcatcagtatgaggatcctattctggcacagtacagagacgcagcgctggcacaggagaagactccgtttgagatgtcacctaatggagtgttatttcacagaggcagattgtgtgtacctgacgttgcagggttgcggtga